A genomic region of Erythrobacter sp. SCSIO 43205 contains the following coding sequences:
- a CDS encoding rhodanese-like domain-containing protein: protein MLLEKIKTPGLSHLSYLIGSGGKAAVIDPRRDCEIYLEKARAEGLEITHIFETHRNEDLITGSPILAEMTGAKVLHGPNAAGEIAFAQTAREGDTFEIGQLTIEVLETPGHTDDHLAFVIHDREYADGPVGVFTGDALFVGDVGRTDFYPDRKREVAGLLYDSLQKLLALGDQAILYPAHGAGSVCGSGMAEREFSTIGHERRNNPRLQLGEREAFIEAKIAENHYQPPYFRLMERLNIEGAEAAPRVLRPKRLTLPEMRQAQADHVIDLREPLAYASGHFPGSMCLPVGMISAFAGWFVREGETMLLVGSDEEQLSSAMSHLTRIGLDNVMGGYNGVVPAAANGATMNAIPMVDTDTVKSRLDGADGDWTLLDVRDADEREAAAIEGSEHIYVGELNERWSELDKDKSYTLMCASGMRATVAAGWLASRGFRNIDVYLGSMGAWKAANG, encoded by the coding sequence ATGTTGCTCGAAAAGATCAAGACGCCCGGCCTCTCGCACCTGTCCTATCTCATCGGTTCTGGCGGCAAAGCAGCGGTGATTGATCCGCGCCGGGATTGCGAGATTTACCTCGAAAAAGCGCGCGCTGAGGGGTTGGAGATCACCCATATCTTCGAAACGCACCGCAACGAAGACCTTATCACAGGCTCGCCCATTCTCGCTGAAATGACAGGGGCAAAGGTGCTGCACGGCCCCAATGCAGCAGGCGAAATTGCTTTTGCGCAAACAGCGCGCGAAGGTGACACGTTCGAAATCGGGCAGCTTACCATCGAAGTGCTTGAAACGCCGGGACACACCGACGATCACCTCGCCTTTGTCATCCATGACCGCGAATATGCCGATGGTCCGGTGGGCGTTTTCACGGGCGATGCGCTGTTTGTGGGCGATGTCGGACGCACCGACTTTTACCCTGACCGCAAGCGCGAAGTCGCAGGGCTGCTTTACGATTCTCTGCAAAAGCTGCTCGCGCTCGGCGATCAGGCGATCCTCTACCCTGCGCACGGGGCAGGTTCGGTGTGCGGCTCTGGCATGGCCGAGCGTGAGTTTTCGACCATTGGCCACGAACGCCGCAACAATCCGCGTTTGCAGCTTGGCGAGCGCGAGGCGTTTATCGAGGCCAAGATCGCAGAAAACCATTACCAGCCGCCCTATTTCCGCCTGATGGAGCGCTTGAACATCGAAGGTGCTGAGGCGGCTCCTCGCGTTCTTCGCCCCAAGCGGTTGACTCTGCCGGAAATGCGCCAAGCCCAGGCGGATCATGTGATCGACCTGCGCGAACCGCTTGCCTATGCGTCCGGTCATTTCCCCGGCTCCATGTGTCTTCCCGTCGGCATGATTTCCGCCTTTGCCGGATGGTTTGTCCGCGAAGGCGAGACAATGCTTCTGGTCGGGTCGGACGAGGAACAGCTTTCCAGCGCCATGTCGCACCTCACCCGCATTGGGCTCGACAATGTCATGGGCGGCTACAACGGCGTTGTTCCAGCGGCGGCCAATGGCGCGACGATGAACGCGATCCCCATGGTCGACACCGATACGGTCAAATCGCGGCTTGATGGTGCGGACGGCGACTGGACCCTGCTCGACGTGCGCGATGCGGACGAGCGTGAAGCTGCTGCAATCGAGGGTTCTGAGCACATTTATGTGGGCGAACTCAATGAACGCTGGAGCGAGCTCGACAAGGACAAATCCTACACCCTCATGTGCGCAAGCGGTATGCGAGCGACCGTTGCGGCGGGATGGCTTGCAAGTCGCGGATTTCGCAATATTGATGTCTATCTTGGATCAATGGGCGCATGGAAGGCAGCGAATGGCTGA
- a CDS encoding DUF2474 domain-containing protein, which translates to MLAPPDNEPPLWKRLAWMAGIWLASVTALGVVAMIIRLWLKA; encoded by the coding sequence ATGCTCGCGCCACCAGACAATGAGCCGCCGCTTTGGAAGCGCCTTGCGTGGATGGCAGGGATTTGGCTGGCAAGTGTGACAGCGCTGGGCGTGGTGGCAATGATCATCCGCCTCTGGCTCAAGGCGTGA
- a CDS encoding cyclopropane-fatty-acyl-phospholipid synthase family protein: protein MADAIDGQAFWDERFASDEYVFGTQPNAFLTREAHRLKEGSRVLAIADGEGRNSVFLARHGHKVTATDISPRAIEKAEKLAAKSGVEVHFIQADLASWDWPENAFDAVVGIFIQFAAPPLRDQLFEQMAKALKPGGLLLLEGYRPEQLDYGTGGPPTAENMYTEAVLREAFDALEIEHLESYDAEISEGNGHEGMSALIDLIARRPG from the coding sequence ATGGCTGATGCGATTGATGGGCAAGCGTTTTGGGACGAACGTTTTGCAAGCGACGAGTATGTCTTTGGCACTCAGCCCAATGCCTTTCTCACAAGAGAAGCCCACCGTCTAAAAGAAGGCTCTCGCGTACTCGCGATTGCCGATGGAGAGGGGCGCAACAGCGTCTTTCTTGCGCGGCACGGGCACAAGGTGACAGCAACCGACATTTCGCCGCGCGCGATTGAAAAGGCCGAAAAGCTGGCTGCCAAGAGCGGCGTTGAGGTGCATTTTATTCAGGCGGATCTGGCAAGCTGGGACTGGCCCGAAAATGCCTTTGACGCTGTGGTCGGCATTTTCATCCAATTCGCCGCCCCGCCTTTACGCGATCAATTGTTTGAGCAGATGGCAAAAGCTTTGAAGCCCGGTGGCCTGCTGCTGCTCGAAGGGTATCGCCCTGAACAGCTGGACTATGGCACTGGCGGTCCACCGACAGCGGAAAATATGTACACCGAAGCTGTTTTGCGCGAAGCATTCGATGCGCTCGAAATCGAGCATCTGGAAAGCTATGATGCCGAAATCAGCGAAGGGAATGGGCATGAAGGGATGTCAGCGCTGATCGATCTGATTGCGCGCCGTCCGGGGTAA
- a CDS encoding DUF3365 domain-containing protein has translation MMTQNGYPRAVMLAAIAGSLSLGGCSTNAPGEPSEEQRAEFLSQSQAVTERFQSELQTTLATAIGEVGAVGAIGVCQSAAPAIAQALSEESGLAVSRIARRNRNANGGLPSELEPLYAQLEAAPMDNGAPRKVHGSVEDRMVYLQAIPMKEQPCSACHGTNIAPAISDAITEAYPADLATGFAPGELRGAFLVQERTQP, from the coding sequence ATGATGACCCAGAATGGATACCCCCGGGCTGTGATGCTCGCGGCAATCGCAGGAAGCCTTTCTCTTGGCGGATGTTCGACGAACGCTCCCGGTGAGCCAAGCGAGGAACAAAGGGCCGAATTTCTGAGCCAGTCACAAGCCGTGACTGAGCGGTTTCAATCCGAACTGCAAACCACGCTTGCTACCGCAATTGGCGAAGTGGGCGCGGTGGGAGCAATCGGCGTGTGCCAATCGGCAGCGCCCGCCATTGCGCAAGCCCTCTCTGAAGAAAGCGGCCTTGCCGTCAGCCGCATCGCGCGGCGCAATCGCAATGCAAACGGTGGCCTTCCATCCGAGCTTGAGCCGCTTTACGCTCAGCTTGAAGCGGCGCCGATGGACAATGGCGCCCCGCGCAAGGTTCACGGATCGGTGGAGGACCGCATGGTCTATCTGCAAGCGATCCCGATGAAGGAACAGCCGTGTTCTGCCTGCCATGGTACCAACATCGCCCCAGCGATCAGCGATGCCATCACCGAAGCCTATCCCGCTGACCTTGCCACCGGATTTGCGCCGGGCGAACTTCGCGGCGCTTTTCTGGTGCAGGAGCGGACACAGCCCTGA
- a CDS encoding peroxiredoxin, with protein sequence MSLHIGDTAPNFTIATTKGEITLHDWSGDNWVFFFSHPADFTPVCTTEMGMTAKLAAQFEARGVKPLGLSTDTVEEHLEWVKDVDETQGVTLDFPIVADPDLEIAKLYDMIHPDQSETAAVRSVFIIDPSNKIRLTMTYPMSVGRNFDEILRVIDSLQLSDRCTIATPADWRPGDEVIIPPSIDDEKASAMFPQGFTTIKPYLRTTKVD encoded by the coding sequence ATGTCCCTCCACATCGGCGACACCGCCCCAAACTTCACGATTGCCACCACTAAGGGTGAGATCACCCTCCATGATTGGTCCGGCGACAACTGGGTCTTTTTCTTCAGCCACCCGGCTGACTTCACCCCCGTGTGCACCACAGAAATGGGCATGACGGCCAAGCTCGCTGCGCAGTTTGAGGCGCGCGGGGTCAAGCCGCTTGGCCTTTCAACCGATACAGTCGAAGAGCACCTTGAGTGGGTCAAGGACGTTGACGAAACGCAAGGCGTGACCCTCGATTTTCCCATCGTCGCCGATCCCGATCTTGAGATCGCGAAACTCTATGACATGATCCACCCCGATCAGAGCGAGACGGCGGCGGTGCGTTCGGTGTTTATCATTGATCCATCGAACAAAATCCGCCTTACCATGACCTATCCGATGAGTGTCGGGCGCAATTTTGACGAGATCTTGCGGGTGATCGACAGCCTGCAACTCTCTGACCGCTGCACCATTGCAACGCCTGCTGATTGGCGGCCCGGGGATGAGGTGATCATCCCGCCTTCGATCGACGATGAAAAGGCAAGCGCGATGTTCCCGCAAGGATTTACCACCATCAAACCATATCTGAGGACGACAAAGGTCGACTGA
- a CDS encoding DUF2202 domain-containing protein, which yields MAGQKTLLALGALLLGGGCVNAIAADQPTTDGDALLMALDDEYRAEATYAAILNAFGDVRPFVNIIEAERRHATLARSELDRLGIAYPDTNPYLGSITAPASLLEACEQGITAEIENIELYDRIIPTVEDEQLRETLGRLQWASRERHLPAFERCVARGGEMGRGRGHGQGRGQGRGKGHGNGQGHGPHN from the coding sequence ATGGCTGGCCAAAAAACTCTTCTTGCATTGGGTGCACTCCTGCTCGGCGGTGGATGCGTAAACGCGATTGCGGCGGATCAGCCAACGACTGATGGTGACGCATTGTTGATGGCGCTGGACGATGAATACCGCGCAGAGGCGACATATGCCGCGATCCTCAATGCCTTTGGTGATGTGCGTCCCTTCGTGAACATCATCGAGGCCGAGCGTCGTCATGCCACCCTTGCCAGATCCGAGTTGGATCGCCTCGGCATCGCTTACCCGGACACCAACCCCTATCTCGGATCAATCACTGCCCCTGCCAGCTTGCTGGAGGCGTGCGAACAAGGCATCACCGCCGAGATTGAAAACATTGAGCTTTACGACCGGATTATTCCAACGGTTGAAGATGAGCAGCTGCGCGAAACCCTTGGCCGGTTGCAATGGGCCTCGCGCGAGCGACACCTCCCTGCCTTCGAACGATGCGTCGCACGAGGCGGCGAGATGGGTCGCGGTAGAGGTCACGGTCAAGGGCGTGGCCAGGGCCGCGGTAAAGGCCACGGCAATGGACAAGGGCACGGGCCCCACAATTAA
- the cydB gene encoding cytochrome d ubiquinol oxidase subunit II, with protein sequence MDLTVIWAFIIAFAVFAYVVMDGFDLGIGILFPTVRVGQGRDRAMNSIAPVWDGNETWLVLGGGGLFAAFPLAYAVILPATYPLIIAMLLGLVFRGVAFEYRWRDPNHRAFWDAAFFGGSLVAAMAQGMTLGALLQGIEVVDRSYAGSWFDWLTPYTLLCGLGVVAGYALLGSTWLIWKLDGGAQKHARYLALRAAIATIVLMGAVSLYNIFLNAEYAERWLTAPEIYFAAPVPIITGIIALSMIQAIRKERNSKPFWLAIALFFAGTVGLGVTMWPFVVPPGITIWDAAAPEKSQIFMLVGVALTMPLIIGYTAWAYWVFRGKVGDEGYH encoded by the coding sequence ATGGACCTCACTGTCATCTGGGCGTTTATCATCGCCTTCGCTGTCTTTGCCTATGTCGTCATGGACGGGTTTGATCTTGGCATCGGCATCTTATTCCCCACCGTTCGCGTCGGACAGGGCCGCGATAGGGCGATGAATTCCATCGCGCCTGTATGGGACGGGAATGAGACGTGGCTGGTCCTGGGCGGAGGCGGTCTGTTTGCTGCTTTCCCGCTCGCTTATGCAGTCATCTTGCCAGCCACCTATCCGCTTATCATCGCCATGCTTTTGGGTCTGGTGTTTCGCGGGGTGGCATTCGAATACCGCTGGCGCGACCCCAATCACCGCGCCTTTTGGGACGCCGCTTTCTTCGGCGGCTCGCTTGTCGCGGCCATGGCGCAAGGGATGACATTGGGCGCGCTGTTGCAAGGCATCGAGGTGGTTGATCGCAGCTATGCCGGAAGCTGGTTTGACTGGCTCACACCCTACACCTTGCTGTGCGGCCTTGGGGTTGTGGCTGGCTATGCGCTTTTGGGCAGCACGTGGCTCATCTGGAAGCTGGACGGCGGGGCGCAAAAACACGCGCGCTACCTCGCGCTTCGCGCAGCGATTGCGACCATTGTGCTCATGGGCGCGGTCAGCCTTTATAACATCTTCCTCAACGCCGAATATGCCGAGCGCTGGCTTACCGCGCCTGAAATCTATTTCGCAGCGCCCGTGCCAATCATCACTGGCATCATCGCGCTCTCAATGATTCAGGCGATCAGGAAAGAACGCAACAGCAAACCCTTCTGGCTTGCGATTGCACTGTTCTTCGCTGGCACGGTGGGACTTGGCGTGACCATGTGGCCCTTTGTCGTCCCCCCTGGCATCACGATCTGGGATGCGGCCGCGCCTGAAAAGAGCCAGATTTTCATGCTGGTCGGCGTTGCGCTCACCATGCCGCTGATCATCGGCTACACCGCCTGGGCCTATTGGGTGTTTCGCGGCAAAGTCGGCGATGAGGGGTATCATTAA
- a CDS encoding cytochrome ubiquinol oxidase subunit I, which produces MFDQFDALLLARIQFAFTVSFHFFFPAFSIGLASYLAVLEGLWLKTGKQVYLDLFKYWLKIFAVAFAMGVVSGIVMSYQFGTNWSVFSDVAGPVIGPLMAYEVLTAFFLEAGFLGVMLFGMNKVGKKLHFTATLMVALGTFVSAFWILSVNSWMQTPVGHILGENGQFLPGDSWWDIVFNPSFPYRLVHTVMAAYLTTAFVVGGVGAWHLLKERKTGSTNPHARKMFSMAMWMAAIVTPAQIFAGDLHGLNTLEHQPAKVMAMEGHFDSHPEGAPLILFGIPDSEEKTVKYAIEIPKASSLILKHEWDAPMDGLDTIPDDEEPPVGMVFWSFRVMVGIGFAMLGIGLWSLYGRARKQLYDMPWLHRAAVLMAPSGFAAVLAGWITTEVGRQPYVIYGLLRTADAASPLDAPAVAASLLAFIIVYFTVFGVGVWYILRLMSKTPHTGEVDAMEGDTGPIRTAGITPGPTQNPGHDDPLPAHKEDV; this is translated from the coding sequence ATGTTTGATCAGTTCGACGCTCTTTTGCTGGCGCGTATCCAGTTCGCTTTCACGGTCAGCTTCCATTTCTTCTTTCCCGCCTTTTCCATCGGGCTGGCAAGCTATCTCGCCGTGCTCGAAGGGCTGTGGTTGAAGACAGGCAAACAGGTCTATCTCGACCTGTTCAAATACTGGCTCAAGATATTTGCCGTCGCCTTTGCGATGGGCGTCGTCTCTGGCATTGTGATGAGCTATCAGTTTGGCACCAACTGGTCGGTGTTTTCCGACGTCGCCGGCCCGGTGATCGGCCCGCTTATGGCTTATGAGGTTCTGACTGCATTCTTTCTTGAGGCAGGTTTTCTTGGCGTCATGCTGTTCGGCATGAACAAGGTGGGCAAGAAACTGCACTTTACCGCAACGCTTATGGTCGCGCTCGGTACCTTTGTGTCTGCTTTCTGGATCCTTTCGGTCAACAGCTGGATGCAAACGCCGGTGGGTCATATCTTAGGTGAGAACGGTCAATTCCTCCCCGGTGACAGCTGGTGGGACATCGTTTTCAACCCAAGCTTTCCCTATCGCCTCGTGCACACGGTTATGGCGGCCTATCTCACGACTGCGTTTGTGGTCGGGGGTGTGGGCGCATGGCACCTTTTGAAAGAGCGTAAGACGGGCTCTACCAACCCGCACGCGCGCAAGATGTTTTCAATGGCAATGTGGATGGCAGCGATCGTCACGCCTGCACAAATCTTTGCCGGCGACCTTCACGGCCTCAACACGCTTGAGCATCAACCGGCCAAAGTGATGGCAATGGAGGGGCATTTTGACAGCCATCCGGAAGGCGCGCCTCTGATCCTTTTCGGTATCCCTGATAGCGAGGAGAAGACCGTCAAATACGCGATTGAAATCCCAAAGGCCTCCTCACTTATTCTCAAACACGAATGGGACGCGCCGATGGACGGGCTCGACACGATCCCGGACGATGAAGAGCCCCCTGTTGGCATGGTTTTCTGGTCGTTCCGCGTGATGGTGGGGATCGGTTTCGCGATGTTGGGCATCGGTTTGTGGAGCCTGTATGGCCGCGCGCGAAAGCAGCTGTACGATATGCCCTGGCTCCACCGTGCTGCGGTCCTGATGGCGCCCAGCGGCTTTGCAGCGGTGCTGGCAGGCTGGATCACGACAGAAGTGGGCCGCCAGCCTTACGTAATCTATGGCCTCTTGCGCACAGCCGATGCGGCAAGCCCGCTTGACGCGCCTGCGGTCGCCGCTTCGCTGCTTGCCTTCATCATCGTCTATTTCACCGTCTTCGGCGTCGGCGTTTGGTATATCCTGCGCCTGATGAGCAAGACACCGCATACAGGTGAAGTTGATGCGATGGAGGGCGATACCGGACCGATCCGCACAGCGGGCATTACGCCTGGACCCACGCAAAATCCGGGGCATGACGACCCCCTTCCCGCGCACAAGGAGGACGTGTGA
- a CDS encoding Dps family protein codes for MEINIGIDDAGREKSSTALKKLLADTYTLYLKTHGYHWNVEGPHFQQLHLQFMEQYTEMWTAVDELAERIRALGHYAPSSYSEMSGLSSIKEETGNPDWHEMVTNLAKGHEQVAKTAREVLRVAEEIGDEATLDVVAPRLTLHEKTAWMLRATAN; via the coding sequence ATGGAAATCAACATCGGAATTGATGATGCAGGACGCGAGAAATCTTCAACAGCGCTGAAGAAACTGCTTGCAGACACTTACACGCTGTACCTCAAAACCCATGGCTATCACTGGAACGTCGAAGGGCCGCATTTTCAGCAATTGCACCTGCAATTCATGGAGCAATACACCGAAATGTGGACCGCGGTTGATGAGCTTGCAGAGCGCATCCGTGCCCTTGGCCACTATGCGCCATCATCCTATTCCGAGATGAGTGGTCTTTCCTCGATCAAGGAAGAGACGGGCAATCCGGATTGGCACGAGATGGTGACCAACCTTGCCAAAGGCCACGAACAGGTAGCCAAAACCGCGCGCGAGGTTTTGCGGGTGGCCGAAGAAATCGGCGATGAGGCGACGCTGGACGTGGTTGCCCCAAGGCTCACCTTGCACGAGAAAACCGCGTGGATGCTGCGGGCAACCGCGAACTAG
- a CDS encoding helix-turn-helix domain-containing protein, giving the protein MPAIADKDAKCRQILALIEEGRGVCESCREVGVSEKTFYRWRKAQSVS; this is encoded by the coding sequence ATGCCAGCGATTGCCGACAAAGACGCCAAATGTCGTCAAATCCTCGCCCTCATCGAAGAAGGTCGCGGCGTGTGCGAAAGTTGCCGCGAGGTCGGTGTTTCGGAAAAAACCTTTTACCGCTGGCGCAAGGCGCAGTCGGTGAGTTAA